Proteins from a single region of Chlamydia buteonis:
- a CDS encoding type I restriction enzyme HsdR N-terminal domain-containing protein, with translation MSSSNRLSHQDSTSFNDQVTTNTDSLTIFDPIRDKILASTPEEKVRQELITCLVEELHYPPSLIIIEKGLKTLFPLLSRKEIRLPRRRPDLLVITPATYTDVEGKTYNLGEPRPLLLIECKARVINQQTLNQLLGYNYIIGSPCVSIVCYKKQQTGFLNPKTQTLDFYPGLPCYSQLISYYLMLNSVQPIN, from the coding sequence ATGTCCTCATCGAACCGATTATCGCACCAGGATTCCACATCTTTTAATGATCAGGTCACGACGAACACAGATTCTTTAACCATTTTTGACCCAATACGGGATAAAATCTTGGCATCCACACCTGAAGAAAAGGTTCGTCAAGAGCTCATTACTTGTCTCGTTGAGGAATTGCACTACCCCCCGTCCCTAATTATTATAGAAAAAGGTCTTAAGACTTTATTTCCTCTTCTTTCTCGTAAGGAGATACGCCTACCTCGACGTCGTCCAGACCTCTTAGTTATCACACCAGCAACATATACGGATGTAGAAGGGAAAACTTATAACTTAGGAGAGCCTCGCCCCCTGTTGTTGATTGAATGCAAAGCACGAGTGATTAACCAACAAACACTCAACCAATTATTAGGCTACAACTATATTATCGGATCCCCGTGCGTCTCTATTGTTTGCTACAAAAAACAACAAACAGGATTTCTCAATCCCAAAACACAAACTTTAGATTTTTATCCTGGATTACCTTGCTATTCCCAACTTATCTCCTATTATCTAATGCTAAACTCTGTACAACCTATAAACTAA
- a CDS encoding sigma 54 modulation/S30EA ribosomal C-terminal domain-containing protein — translation MHTPQRRETKQKKTLKHEVANLEITGKSFHVSQPLRQLIIEKSNQLPPLDAIHIVLTSHKEKQGTEVHLTATRGKERFQVKTQHNNPYSAVISSFKKIRTLANKHQKIRQDKKKHDIGLSKKEEQILELEEDIHLYDDILPLETMDAWDSLKYYGYIPGSAKKVLCRKKINLPVLSEDEAIKKFEASQNKVLVFLNEKEHKIQLIHKQNDDNYVLIEPIIAPGFHIF, via the coding sequence ATGCACACCCCTCAGCGTCGAGAAACTAAACAAAAAAAAACTCTAAAACATGAGGTTGCCAACCTAGAAATTACAGGCAAGTCCTTTCACGTATCTCAACCACTACGCCAACTCATCATTGAAAAGAGCAATCAGCTACCTCCACTAGATGCTATTCACATAGTGTTGACCTCACATAAAGAGAAACAAGGGACGGAAGTACATCTTACCGCTACGAGAGGGAAAGAGAGATTCCAGGTAAAAACACAACATAACAACCCTTATAGTGCAGTAATTTCGTCTTTCAAAAAAATCCGCACTTTAGCAAATAAACATCAGAAAATACGCCAAGACAAGAAAAAACACGATATAGGTCTATCTAAAAAAGAAGAGCAAATCCTTGAGCTTGAAGAGGATATTCATCTCTACGATGATATATTACCTTTAGAAACTATGGATGCCTGGGACTCTCTAAAGTATTACGGTTATATTCCCGGATCGGCAAAAAAAGTTCTCTGTAGAAAGAAAATCAATCTCCCTGTTCTTTCTGAAGATGAGGCGATTAAGAAATTCGAAGCTTCTCAAAATAAAGTGCTAGTCTTCCTAAACGAAAAAGAGCATAAGATTCAGTTAATCCACAAACAAAACGATGACAATTATGTCCTCATCGAACCGATTATCGCACCAGGATTCCACATCTTTTAA
- a CDS encoding sigma-54-dependent transcriptional regulator — protein sequence MTIEKVLIVDDEPLLRDFLSELLLTRGLSPFTADNVKQGCHKIKTEKYDLIISDMNMPDGTGIDIIKTSKEFAPHTPVLVITAYGTIENAVKAMHHGAFNYLTKPFSSEALFAFIAKAEELQNLVNENLLLKSQISSESHPLIAESPAMKDLLSKARKAADSSANIFIHGESGCGKEVLSFFIHRNSPRASRPYIKVNCAAIPETLLESEFFGHEKGAFTGATVKKAGRFELAHTGTLLLDEITEVPINLQAKLLRAIQEKEFEHLGGTKTLSVDVRILATSNRNLKEAVDQKIFRQDLFYRLNVIPLYLPPLRERKDDILPLSQYFLEKFCRLNNKPVKTLSESAKSALLDYPWPGNIRELSNVLERAVILESPTHLTDTMLALS from the coding sequence ATGACTATAGAAAAAGTATTGATAGTAGATGACGAGCCCTTGTTAAGAGACTTTCTTTCGGAGCTTCTTCTAACGAGAGGACTCTCTCCGTTTACCGCTGATAACGTGAAACAAGGCTGTCATAAGATCAAAACAGAGAAGTATGACCTAATTATTTCAGATATGAACATGCCTGATGGGACAGGAATCGACATCATCAAAACCTCTAAAGAATTTGCGCCTCATACACCTGTTCTTGTGATCACAGCCTATGGAACAATCGAAAATGCTGTAAAAGCAATGCATCACGGGGCATTTAACTATCTCACAAAACCCTTCTCATCGGAAGCGCTGTTCGCTTTCATAGCAAAGGCTGAGGAATTACAAAACCTTGTAAATGAGAATCTTTTGCTAAAATCGCAAATTTCCTCAGAATCTCATCCTCTAATCGCCGAAAGCCCCGCAATGAAGGATTTATTATCTAAAGCAAGAAAAGCAGCGGACAGCTCTGCAAACATCTTTATTCATGGCGAATCTGGTTGCGGGAAAGAAGTCCTTTCGTTTTTTATTCATAGAAATTCCCCTAGAGCCTCACGCCCCTACATAAAGGTGAATTGCGCTGCTATTCCGGAAACGTTGTTAGAATCCGAGTTTTTTGGCCATGAAAAAGGCGCTTTCACAGGAGCAACAGTAAAAAAAGCAGGGCGTTTTGAGCTCGCACACACCGGAACCCTTTTACTAGATGAGATCACGGAAGTGCCTATAAATCTTCAAGCCAAACTACTCAGAGCGATTCAGGAGAAAGAATTTGAACACCTTGGAGGGACTAAAACCTTATCGGTAGATGTTCGTATCCTTGCTACATCTAATCGCAATCTTAAAGAAGCTGTAGATCAAAAAATTTTCCGACAAGATTTGTTTTATCGCCTTAACGTTATTCCCTTGTACCTCCCTCCATTAAGAGAAAGGAAAGATGATATTCTCCCCCTATCACAGTACTTTCTAGAAAAATTCTGTAGATTAAATAATAAACCAGTGAAAACACTTTCGGAAAGCGCTAAATCTGCTCTTCTCGACTATCCTTGGCCCGGGAATATCCGCGAACTCTCCAATGTATTAGAGAGGGCGGTAATCCTAGAAAGTCCCACCCACCTGACCGATACTATGCTCGCTCTATCCTAA